In Helianthus annuus cultivar XRQ/B chromosome 3, HanXRQr2.0-SUNRISE, whole genome shotgun sequence, a single window of DNA contains:
- the LOC110929916 gene encoding putative uncharacterized protein YDL057W isoform X1 — protein MMGRSNSTPEDCNLFSAVEIQHQKMIIQNSYNEKLVGILHETGSKEVVIVCHGYRSCKDRIPMVNLAATFATERISAFRFDFAGNGESEGLFQYGNYHREVDDLRAVIQYFEHEKRSVAAIIGHSKGGNVVLLYASRFNDVHNVVNISGRFDLKRGIEGRLGKDYLQRIKKYGFIHVANRKGNIEYRVTEESLMDRLTTGTCAACQLIPQNCRVLSIHGSADKIVPMEDAMEFAKHISNHKLHIITGADHEYTCHQNELASIVLDFVKSGSSHDMATAAKKSLRSSL, from the exons ATGATGGGTAGATCAAATTCGACCCCTGAAGACTGCAATCTCTTCTCAG CAGTTGAAATTCAACACCAGAAAATGATAATCCAGAATAGTTATAATGAAAAGCTTGTTGGCATATTGCATGAAACGGGCTCAAAGGAGGTTGTCATCGTGTGTCATGGTTATAGATCCTGCAAG GACAGGATCCCTATGGTAAATCTTGCAGCTACTTTTGCGACAGAAAGAATTAGTGCCTTTCGCTTTGACTTTGCTGGCAACGG AGAAAGCGAAGGTTTATTCCAGTATGGCAATTACCATAGAGAAGTTGATGATCTGCGGGCTGTGATCCAATACTTTGAACATGAAAAACGCTCTGTCGCTGCAATTATTGGTCACAGTAAAG GTGGGAATGTGGTGCTTTTATATGCTTCGAGGTTTAATGATGTTCACAATGTGGTCAACATTTCTGGGCGGTTTGATCTGAAAAGAGGCATTGAGGGCCGATTGGGTAAAGATTACTTGCAGAGAATTAAAAAATATGGATTCATTCATGTTGCCAATAGAAAGG GGAACATAGAGTATCGTGTGACTGAAGAAAGTTTGATGGACCGTTTAACTACCGGCACATGTGCAGCATGCCAATTGATTCCCCAAAATTGCAG GGTGTTAAGCATCCATGGTTCTGCAGATAAGATTGTACCAATGGAAGATGCCATGGAGTTTGCAAAGCATATATCAAACCACAAATTGCATATCATCACTGGAGCTGATCATGAATACACCTGCCATCAGAATGAGCTAGCTTCAATTGTGCTTGATTTTGTCAAAAGCGGTTCTAGTCATGACATGGCAACAGCAGCAAAGAAGTCACTTCGTTCAAGCTTATAA
- the LOC110929916 gene encoding putative uncharacterized protein YDL057W isoform X2, whose product MMGRSNSTPEDCNLFSVEIQHQKMIIQNSYNEKLVGILHETGSKEVVIVCHGYRSCKDRIPMVNLAATFATERISAFRFDFAGNGESEGLFQYGNYHREVDDLRAVIQYFEHEKRSVAAIIGHSKGGNVVLLYASRFNDVHNVVNISGRFDLKRGIEGRLGKDYLQRIKKYGFIHVANRKGNIEYRVTEESLMDRLTTGTCAACQLIPQNCRVLSIHGSADKIVPMEDAMEFAKHISNHKLHIITGADHEYTCHQNELASIVLDFVKSGSSHDMATAAKKSLRSSL is encoded by the exons ATGATGGGTAGATCAAATTCGACCCCTGAAGACTGCAATCTCTTCTCAG TTGAAATTCAACACCAGAAAATGATAATCCAGAATAGTTATAATGAAAAGCTTGTTGGCATATTGCATGAAACGGGCTCAAAGGAGGTTGTCATCGTGTGTCATGGTTATAGATCCTGCAAG GACAGGATCCCTATGGTAAATCTTGCAGCTACTTTTGCGACAGAAAGAATTAGTGCCTTTCGCTTTGACTTTGCTGGCAACGG AGAAAGCGAAGGTTTATTCCAGTATGGCAATTACCATAGAGAAGTTGATGATCTGCGGGCTGTGATCCAATACTTTGAACATGAAAAACGCTCTGTCGCTGCAATTATTGGTCACAGTAAAG GTGGGAATGTGGTGCTTTTATATGCTTCGAGGTTTAATGATGTTCACAATGTGGTCAACATTTCTGGGCGGTTTGATCTGAAAAGAGGCATTGAGGGCCGATTGGGTAAAGATTACTTGCAGAGAATTAAAAAATATGGATTCATTCATGTTGCCAATAGAAAGG GGAACATAGAGTATCGTGTGACTGAAGAAAGTTTGATGGACCGTTTAACTACCGGCACATGTGCAGCATGCCAATTGATTCCCCAAAATTGCAG GGTGTTAAGCATCCATGGTTCTGCAGATAAGATTGTACCAATGGAAGATGCCATGGAGTTTGCAAAGCATATATCAAACCACAAATTGCATATCATCACTGGAGCTGATCATGAATACACCTGCCATCAGAATGAGCTAGCTTCAATTGTGCTTGATTTTGTCAAAAGCGGTTCTAGTCATGACATGGCAACAGCAGCAAAGAAGTCACTTCGTTCAAGCTTATAA